A window of Rhododendron vialii isolate Sample 1 chromosome 11a, ASM3025357v1 genomic DNA:
GGATTACAAAAGATATGCTTCCTTTTGGTTTGAAACATAATAACAAACCCAGTTCATTGACAGATAAATTTTTGCTTTCTGTTTTTCCTGCTTCCCCTACCCATGTCCCAATAATTTTGctttccatctctctcctctctacgTTACTGATTGTTGGTATATGCAGTGAGACGGAGCATTGTGTTGCTCTACTTGAAGATTCAGCTTCTGTTCTCCTTCATTGTTTGGAGATGGTAGATCCTGCTGCAGTAGTCAGAAAATGTTATTTCACATGGGAAGTACTAGAGGCAGTGAAGTGTGCTTCCTTTCTTCGACGAATTTATGAGGAGGTTTGTGttattttgttctttgattTGAATGGACATGCTTCACTTTCAAACACATTCAAATCACCTCAGACATGGGTCTGATGTAGCCTGCAAGGACTATTGTTAGAAACAGCTGATCGAACATGATTATAGTGTTTCTGTCAGTCTTGCTGGAAACATTTAAGAGAGATCCATCTTTTGCATGCAATCTATAGCCACTAGAAGGATTATGGACTAGGCTCCAGCTGGCTGCCTTTCAAGGGAAATCTCCCACAAACTGTTGGCACTGGCGGTAGAGTTCACAGGGTACCTTGTGCACAGTAGGGCTGGTCTTCTGTTGTgtcatctcatctcatctcttCGTTCTATACTCCtaccaacaaaacaaaaaacaatcagGGTAACTACTCCGAGTGACCACAATTGGTGTTGATGTGGGACAAAGAATTGGACGATGTACACCATCTTGGGAGTTGTCCTCAAAACAAGATTACTGTGTGTAAAGAATGGGAACTTTACCGCTGAACGTTTCTCATGTGGAACAGTGGATGTTACCAACTTACCGCAGACTTACTGGTTTGACCAATGGACAATTACACCTTTGTATGATTATTCCATTCTGTATGTGAAGTTTAGTTACTTACCAGACTAAATTGTATGGTTTGGGAAGACTTTCATAACTAGTTCCCCCAACCCCAAGAAACCCCCCTCCCAAGAAACAAAATTTCGTAATGGCTGTCTGAAGATTTGGTTTCACATTCTAGATCTAGTTcccttttgttttgatttgtttaCTTGCTTTTTTTCAGATGAGGCAGCAGAAGGATGTTTTTGGCCGACATTGTTCTCTGTTTTTATctaattacatatatacttatTCAGGATTTGGTCCCCTTAAAACAGGCATCAGAAGGTTTGTGTCTGGCATCTTGTTGTTAACGGCATAGGACAATCTCAAGGTTTATTCCTCTTGCCACTTAATCACTACACCTAAACATTGTACTTCTTAATTTGCAGGGAAGTAGATGAGGCTTTGAGACCGGGTGTTTATGCTCTGATAGATGCTTGCTCAGCAGATGATCTTCAACACCTTCATACCATATTTGGAGGTAAGCAATCTCGATTTCATGTGGGGTCCAGAGAACTGTTGAGGACATTTTGTTTCGTTTGGCtcacaacttttttttctttaaattccTTTGCAGAGGGTCCTTGTAGAAGCACTCTGGCAACTCTGCAACATGATTATAAACTGAATTTCCAATATGGAGGAAAAGTGTGATCGTGGTTTTTTCCCTCTGATATGGGATTCTTCCTTTGAAAATCCTCGAAGGCAAGGTTGTCTATTTTCGATCTTTTGAAATTCCGATGCGATGTGAACGTCAGAGCGACATTAGATATTTACTTCAGGCTAAACTCCACGTGGTAGAACTGAAGCTGTACCTTATGATCAAAAGTTACCAAAAGGGGGATATTCAGCTCAGTCATCAAGTTATTCAGCTCAGTCAGCAAGTTATAGTATGAATTGGGGAAATTGTATAAAAGCTGTAATTTCTGCTAACTACTGTTGTCAGAAAGTATAGTTTATTCTTCTTTAGACGTCTTTCCATGGTGATATCTGAACCATGCTGCTGTTCGACCAGATGATACGAACGCATTTATGGGTTTCTTTAACACCTTTGTCTAATTTGGCAGATTCCTTTGCAAATTAGAACACCTCAGTCAACTGTTTCCGAAGTCATGTATTGCTTGAAGTTTGTTCACATTCTGGGTTAATGCTATAGCTTAGAGTTATAGCTGTTTCTCCGGGGAAAACAAAGTTCACGACCTGTGGGCCTTCTAACTTCACGCGGCATTGCTTCGTTTCCCTTTGATTTGGCCCTTACAAAATTTCTCATTGATTATGGAAATTAGTGCTTCAAAATCTCACACGTAATCATGTTAGCTGTTGGGTCTTAATCTTTGGGACCCCTGTATAACTTCTACGCGTTATCATATTTACTTTTGCTTTTAAATTTAGTGGTAATCCTTAAGTGGCATTCTAGCGAAAGTATGATAGGGTTATTGGGAATTGATAACCATGGCTGTAAGAAGCTCTACCACTGGTTTATTATTTAATCCAAAAGTATTTATTAGTGAATATATAGAAAGAAAAGTTTGCCAGTTTACAATAAGACTTTAAAGTGGAATTTTTCATAGGTAGTAGGTAAACAACTTTTCCTTTATTCGGTAATCTTAATTCCTGGACATGTTGTGTAACAAATTTTAACCGTTCAGTGTTTATATGTGTTTGAACGTTCTAGATTTTACAAAAATTCTTTcaatgaaaagtttaacttttccaaggaaaaatttgaacgaatcttgaccatttattataaCAATTGACGGATGGAGATTGGTTAtgtttgatgttttgcacaaccgttgtgcatgtagcatctttgaTTGCCAATATTGCCAATTGGAAAATTCCGTGATAAACGCCCTTACTTGGGCGTGTACGATATTTACTCCTGAATCCTTTAAACTCATACTGTACCATTATGTGTAGAAACTCATGACAATTACAGtatatagtaaaaatttataacaATTGCATAGAAATACAAAGGCATGTCTTTAAAATTTAggcaaaaaaatatagaaatgctatgttactaaaaataaatattgtcaATTTATGTCCAAATGTTAACGACTAGTTATccaaaagttatgaattcttgACTTGTGTTGTGAGTTTTTATTCAAAGGGAATGAACTAAATGCGATTCGAATGGTGCATATTAATCACACCCAAATGAAGATGTGTATTGTATATCTCACTTCAGGTAATTCCAATTTAGGCTGTTTGTGGATGATTTCGTGTCCTAATCATTCCCTTTTAAGAGTTCATTGAGAACATTAATTGCATGAGAATTATATCGGTCACATATTAATCAAATCATGATTGCATTATATTTATCTGATAATATTATGATAATTTTAAGAGTTTGTTGAAAACATTAATTGTGCCAAATTAATTTGGTCACATATACCAATCAACTCATAACCACAATGAATTTATCTTTCTTGAGATAAAATGCATTCCGATCCAATATGCCTTCCTATCTTTTTTGAGAAGAATGAATGCATCTTCAAATCATAATTACCTATATGTGATTGATGCAGGGAGAATCATGAAGAATATTGGTTTATTTTTACCAATTACTTAGATTTATACTTGTGACGGGAGACTCTTGTCTTGTTCGAATCTCTATGTTGTGCCAGTGATCAACATATAATTTTTCGTGAAATTGGTGTTCTCAGCGAGCTATAAAAAGGGAACTATTTCGATTATCAAAGTAAACCCGGAAACAGCCTAAAGTTGACGGTCCAGTCCCTCCAAGCCAATTCCATTCCACTGCTGAACTACCAAAGTAAGAAATCAACGGCTCTGAAACACCCAACACAACCTAAACCACTAGTCCTCTGTCCTACCACATCACACAcgttttgcctataaattcaTTAGGGCCTCCATTTCTCAAAACCCTCTTCACCTTGTCCAAATCCTAGAAACAAAATACTGGAGTAGTTCCCTTTATTAATGGCGTATGGACGAGACAGAAGCTCCATCTTTGAAGGGTTCACTCTAAGTCCTCTTCCATACCCAGTTCTCCTAATCCTAGCAGTGATTTTCATCTTCCTTGGCCTGCAATGGTATGCTTCCTATGAGGAAGTTATAGAGAGCACAGAACAAAGCTTGGGTTGGGTTCTTTTCGTCATTCCAGTGGTTATAGTGATTGTTGTGAGGTGGTTGTCCTCTCTGGAAAATTCAGATTGGCCGTTATCGGCCGTGGGTTCGGTTGACCGGAGGCGTCGCACCAACTACTTGACGTCGGAGGGAAGCTCCCCGTGGGCCGTGGCGGCCGTGATCTTGCTGCTGCTTGTGATGGTGCAGTACCGGTCTGCCTTTCTTGATAGTTGGTTTCCCTTTTTTAGTTCTTAATAATTACAAGGTTTGATGATTGATCATGCACTGTACGTatgtttttgttgggttttcttATGAGCGGTAGTAGTCGTCAAACCACATGTACCAAAATGTctatgtatatatttttccaTGCCTTCTTCGATCGTTAATGCGTCTGAAATTGCTCGAAAACAGAGGTAATTCGGTATAGGTGACCGGTGCTGCAGAAGTAGGTATAAGTGTGAATAGGGTTTATGGGTAACGTATCTTTCTGTATTCAAATTCCTGTCTTTTTGTAATATTAGAATCGTgtacttcaaaattttcattatatGATGATAACTTTGTTGAAAGTAAGATATGGTATTGTGGAATTGATCAGGTCTAGGGTTCTTGTTTGATCGATGAACCTAGTGGGGATGATAACTTTCTTGATTGTATTTCTAACCTTGAGAGTTTTTTCCAATATAATTTAGTGCTTCAATTACTCATGATAATTGTTGGTTGAAAGCAATAGTATCTAATTTGAGTGGTTCAAGGCAACTAGTGAGCCATTAGATTGATGGAGCCCATGACTGGCACGAGTGCTTGCTTTTCATTGAATATTTGCCATGCTTTCATGATTAGCCCCTTTATTTGAAATTCGAAATGCCTATGATCAAGCGGTTAAACACTTCAAAATGGAtaaaattaacattttttttactactattatatggctttgtttggttaacattttagttttagtttaatttttaatcgttattttttttttcaatcattaatttatttcttcaattattactttctcatctctctctatctctctccaatcattactcatattttcaatcattactctatttttttctccacccactaccaaaattaaactGAACTAAATTCTCAACCAAATAAAACCATTATACTTTCATTTGGAATCCAGTCTTCCTTTACTCTCTTTTGCTTAAAAGAAatccctcctctctttttttcaccAAAGACTCATTTTTTCCTCAATCAAAGTTCCTTCTTTCAGATCCCTCACAAGGGGAAAATTATTTTGCAACTCTACCACCGGCACACGCATCGCACAAGTGTGTGGACCCATACAGTTAACGAGAGATTATTCATTTTTCTAGAACCCAAAACACAATTGTGAGATTATTCACTATTCCCTAACACCGTTCCACGACATAATTATGTGAATTCACACACTTGTGTAGTGCAAGAGGCCCCTGGAGCGGTGTCTGGAGAGTGAACAATGTTTCCTTGAAGAGGTGTAACAAAACATATAATAGAATaatagtactctctccgtctcataatgtttagaattttcaggaatgcgtgtcatttttaaattgcatatatctttcaatccataatgttttaagaaattttttgaactttgcataatagaacaaattaaactctatcaaacaagattcatattgcttataaataaaatattatggattaaaaagatattgttaattttttcataaggctggaatagtgaaagtgtcaaaacattatgggacggagggagtaataattagagCAATGATAGACTAAAACCAAAAGTTAGACAAATTCCAAAAGGATGATGATTATTATTAGTTTATATTTACTGAAAATGCTCCAGATTTTAAGCCTGACATCAACCAATAATACTAAAATAATAATGTTATTCAACCATAGGTGTTGACCCTTTATGGGTTCCAATGATGTTTGATAATGTAAAGTGGTGGGAACTCTCTGTCCACTGTGGTGGGGTCATAGCATGAGACGTTGAGTTAAATCTGACAACACCACTTACCCAATCTCTTCAAACCTAACCTCTGGCACCGTGGTCCAATAAGATTTCACCACGTGACCCCCATCACTAGAAGGAAGAGTTGTCAGCATGGCAGCCAGCAATGTTCgatttgaaacttgaaaaagttttttaggataatgagtgaaaaaaaataaagataaaagagTAATACTAATTTGTAAGAAAATTTATAAAGAATCGTGCACAGAGAGAAAATGTTAAGTCTAAAGTCCAAAACAAAGGGACCGGTGAGGGGAATAGTTGAGGCGCGGAAAGTTGCCCGGACggaccataaaaaaaaaaaaaaagggaaaaaagattTCACCTTAAATTTTGTGGAAATTTCTGTGGTAGAAGTGAAGTGACTAAAATCAACGATGTCATTTCATATACTTCGTTTTAATGGAAAATCATCGGATTAAATAGTGAAATCATCAGCTTAACGACCACGGTCCTTTTGTCTTTTCAATTAGCAGTGGTGTGTGGAAAAACTGAGGGAATGGAACGCGACATCTTACAATCATGTGTGGGGCTGTGAAACAGAGGAGTTATCCGAGCATGATTCGTTACATCGTAAACTATAACACCTATTAAAGCTCgttaattttagttttctgagcTCGACTTCTAGCTTGGTTCATGATGAATTTGATGATAACTTgtttgatactccctccgtcccaaaatatttggtatttttcgatattcgcgtcgttctttaaactcttatatatctcccaatttatgatattttttataattttgaaaactttgtattatagatctaattgagaactatcaaacaagatctatattgcatattgttggagattcatattagaagatacaaacgattgaaaactgacacaaatatcgaaaaagtccaaataatatgggacggagggagtattcgCTTGGAATACTACAATACAAAGGT
This region includes:
- the LOC131308032 gene encoding uncharacterized protein LOC131308032 — encoded protein: MAYGRDRSSIFEGFTLSPLPYPVLLILAVIFIFLGLQWYASYEEVIESTEQSLGWVLFVIPVVIVIVVRWLSSLENSDWPLSAVGSVDRRRRTNYLTSEGSSPWAVAAVILLLLVMVQYRSAFLDSWFPFFSS